Genomic segment of Desulfobacterales bacterium:
ACCCGGTTCGGACCCATTTTCATCCCGGGCATTCCCAGATCGATATACGGCGTCTGGTCCGGGCCTTCGCCTGCAAGCGAGACCTTGAATACCAGATCCTGCATGGCTTTGACCGGTTTCGGGCGGATGTCCAGCGTAACGTCGAGTCCCGGCAGGCTCCGGGTACAGGCCCCATCGTGGATACGGCAATTGATTTGGCTTTCAGCCGCATCCGCAGCAGGAACATGTATTCCCGGCAGGGCTATCGTAAGCAGTAGAAAAAAAAAGGACGCCTTCAAGATAAAATGAAATTGTTCGCGGCCGGCTGTTTGACATTGCAACGCAAGATCAACTCTTAAAAGGTTCATATGGACCTCTTTCCTTTCAAGCGTTTGATACCCGTCATCCAACGCATATTCAAAATCTGGACATGAAATAATTTAGTACCATTTAGGTTGATATGAGGGAAATAATCAAGAATTTTATTTCATATCGTTATTATTAAAGCCTTCTGGCAATTTGGCTCACGTTTTGATATACAATTTAACGCTACCGGCAACAAAAGGATCACATGATGCTTTCAAAAAAAACCACCTGGCTGGACGAGCAAAGCAAAATCGGCCGCTCCGGGGAGCAGACGGACCGGAACGATCTCGTCTATTTTGGATACCAGAAAGTTCCCCGGGAAGAAAAAGTCCATCGGACCTGTCTTCATTTTGAAACCGTGGCCAAGCGCTATGATTTTATGAATACGCTTTTGAGTTTCGGCATCCATTATCTCTGGAAGCGTTCGGCCATCCGGATGATGAAATTAAAGCCCGGCGACCGGGTTCTGGATGTTTGCGGCGGGACCGGCGATCTTTCGATCCTGGCACACCGATCAGTCGGAACGGCCGGCCGGGTGGTGCTGTTTGATATCAACCGCGCCATGATCCAAGCCGGTAAAACCAAACCGACCCATGCCTCCGTCAGGCGCCAGATTCAACACGTTCAGGGAAACGCGGAGGCACTTTCTTTTCCCGACAACTATTTTGATGCTGCCATGGTGGGGTTCGGCATCCGTAACGTGACTCGGATGGAACAGGGATTTACAGAGATGCACCGGATCTT
This window contains:
- the ubiE gene encoding bifunctional demethylmenaquinone methyltransferase/2-methoxy-6-polyprenyl-1,4-benzoquinol methylase UbiE → MMLSKKTTWLDEQSKIGRSGEQTDRNDLVYFGYQKVPREEKVHRTCLHFETVAKRYDFMNTLLSFGIHYLWKRSAIRMMKLKPGDRVLDVCGGTGDLSILAHRSVGTAGRVVLFDINRAMIQAGKTKPTHASVRRQIQHVQGNAEALSFPDNYFDAAMVGFGIRNVTRMEQGFTEMHRILKPGGTLMCLEFSKPTAPLFRFLYDFYSFKIMPLLGELLAGSRRAYTLLPESIRTFPLPGELADILKRIGFRRVVFRRLTNGIAVVHLGKKQ